From a single Methylosinus sp. H3A genomic region:
- the rpsJ gene encoding 30S ribosomal protein S10 has product MNGQNIRIRLKAFDHRILDTSTKEIVSTAKRTGAQVRGPIPLPTKIEKFTVNRSPHIDKKSREQFEIRTHKRVLDIVDPTPQTVDALMKLDLAAGVDVEIKL; this is encoded by the coding sequence ATGAACGGACAGAATATCCGGATTCGCCTGAAGGCGTTCGATCACCGGATTCTCGATACGTCGACGAAGGAAATCGTCTCCACCGCCAAGCGCACGGGCGCGCAGGTGCGTGGGCCGATTCCGCTGCCGACCAAGATCGAGAAATTCACGGTGAACCGCTCGCCGCATATCGATAAGAAATCGCGCGAGCAGTTCGAGATCAGGACGCATAAGCGCGTGCTCGATATCGTCGATCCGACCCCGCAGACGGTGGACGCGCTGATGAAGCTCGATCTCGCCGCCGGCGTCGACGTCGAAATCAAGCTGTAA
- the rplO gene encoding 50S ribosomal protein L15 has product MKLNDLSDNPGASKNRMRVGRGIGSGKGKTAGRGVKGQKARTGVAVKGFEGGQMPLHRRLPKRGFYNPFSTDYNEVNLGRIQQAVEAGKLDAATPVTVDALIAAGVVAKPRDGVKILGNGKLEAKLAFEVAAASKSAVAAIESAGGSIKLLVAAEPASA; this is encoded by the coding sequence GTGAAGCTCAACGATCTCTCCGACAATCCCGGCGCAAGCAAGAATCGCATGCGCGTCGGCCGCGGCATCGGCTCCGGCAAGGGCAAGACCGCGGGACGCGGCGTGAAGGGCCAGAAGGCCCGCACCGGCGTCGCCGTCAAAGGCTTCGAGGGCGGCCAAATGCCGCTGCATCGCCGCCTGCCGAAGCGGGGATTCTACAATCCCTTCTCGACGGACTACAATGAGGTCAATCTCGGCCGCATTCAGCAGGCGGTGGAGGCGGGCAAGCTCGACGCCGCCACTCCGGTCACCGTCGATGCGCTGATCGCCGCCGGCGTCGTGGCCAAGCCGCGTGACGGCGTGAAGATCCTCGGCAATGGCAAGCTCGAGGCGAAGCTCGCCTTCGAGGTCGCCGCGGCGTCGAAATCGGCCGTGGCCGCGATCGAGAGCGCCGGCGGTTCGATCAAGCTGCTCGTCGCGGCGGAGCCGGCCTCGGCCTGA
- the rpsS gene encoding 30S ribosomal protein S19, which translates to MARSIWKGPFVDGYLLKKAETARASGRNDIIKIWSRRSTILPQFVGLTFGVHNGHKHVPVAVSEDMIGHKFGEFSPTRTFHGHAADKKSKRG; encoded by the coding sequence ATGGCTCGCTCTATCTGGAAGGGCCCGTTCGTCGACGGCTATCTGCTGAAGAAGGCGGAGACCGCGCGTGCTTCGGGACGCAATGACATCATCAAGATCTGGAGTCGTCGCTCCACCATTCTGCCGCAGTTCGTCGGACTGACCTTCGGCGTGCATAATGGCCACAAACATGTGCCGGTGGCTGTCAGCGAAGACATGATCGGGCACAAGTTCGGCGAATTCTCTCCGACCCGCACCTTCCATGGTCATGCGGCGGACAAGAAGTCGAAGAGGGGCTGA
- the rpsN gene encoding 30S ribosomal protein S14: MAKKSSIETNKRRAKLAKAYAGRRARLKAKANDEALTAEERFEARLKLAELPRNSAAIRIRNRCEVSGRPRAFYRKLKLSRVALRELGSRGLIPGLVKSSW; the protein is encoded by the coding sequence ATGGCCAAGAAGAGTTCGATCGAGACCAACAAGCGCAGGGCGAAGCTCGCCAAGGCCTATGCGGGCCGCAGGGCGCGGCTGAAAGCCAAGGCGAATGACGAGGCGCTGACCGCTGAAGAGCGGTTCGAGGCGCGGCTGAAGCTCGCGGAGTTGCCGCGCAACTCCGCGGCGATCCGCATTCGCAATCGCTGCGAAGTCTCGGGTAGACCGCGCGCCTTCTACCGTAAGCTGAAGCTGTCGCGTGTCGCGCTGCGCGAGCTCGGCTCGCGCGGCCTCATCCCCGGTCTCGTGAAGTCCAGCTGGTAA
- the rpsQ gene encoding 30S ribosomal protein S17, whose protein sequence is MPKRILQGVVVSDKQNKTVVVKVERRFTHPLFKKTVRRTKNYHAHDEAQTFKVGDEVTIEETAPISRLKRWRVVEADGKA, encoded by the coding sequence ATGCCGAAGCGGATTCTCCAGGGCGTCGTGGTCAGCGACAAGCAGAACAAGACCGTGGTGGTGAAGGTGGAGCGCCGCTTCACCCATCCGCTGTTCAAGAAGACGGTTCGTCGCACGAAGAACTATCACGCGCATGACGAAGCGCAGACATTCAAGGTCGGCGACGAGGTCACGATCGAAGAGACCGCGCCGATTTCGAGACTGAAGCGCTGGCGTGTCGTCGAAGCCGACGGCAAGGCGTAA
- the rplR gene encoding 50S ribosomal protein L18, which translates to MAKDVDAVARRKARVRRSIRARAYGRPRLSVFRSSEQIYAQIIDDEKGVTIVSASTLEKANRESLKTGANKEAAHIIGKQLAERAVAKGVTEVVFDRGAYIYHGRVQALAEGAREGGLQF; encoded by the coding sequence ATGGCAAAGGACGTAGATGCAGTCGCCCGCCGCAAGGCGCGGGTCCGTCGCAGCATTCGCGCGCGCGCCTATGGCCGGCCGCGTCTGTCTGTGTTCCGCTCCTCGGAGCAGATCTATGCACAGATCATAGACGACGAGAAGGGCGTGACCATCGTGTCGGCGTCCACTCTCGAGAAGGCCAATCGCGAGTCGCTGAAGACGGGCGCCAACAAGGAAGCGGCGCATATCATCGGCAAGCAGCTCGCGGAGCGCGCCGTCGCCAAAGGCGTCACGGAAGTCGTGTTCGACCGCGGCGCCTATATTTATCACGGCCGCGTGCAGGCGCTGGCCGAGGGCGCCCGGGAGGGCGGCCTGCAGTTTTAA
- the rpsH gene encoding 30S ribosomal protein S8, translating into MSISDPLGDLLTRIRNAQMRRKDKVSTPGSRLRAHVLDVLKEEGYIRGYTTTDFGNGRTEFEVELKYFDGDPVIKQIERVSRPGRRVYAGVDKTPRVANGLGITIVSTPKGVMADHKARENNVGGEVLAKVF; encoded by the coding sequence ATGTCGATCAGCGATCCGTTGGGCGATCTGCTCACCCGCATCCGCAATGCGCAGATGCGCCGCAAGGACAAGGTCTCGACGCCGGGCTCGCGCCTGCGCGCCCATGTCCTCGACGTGTTGAAGGAAGAAGGCTACATCCGCGGCTATACGACCACGGATTTCGGCAATGGCCGCACCGAGTTCGAGGTCGAGCTGAAATATTTCGACGGCGACCCGGTCATCAAGCAGATCGAGCGCGTCTCGCGTCCGGGCCGGCGCGTCTATGCGGGCGTCGACAAGACGCCGCGCGTGGCCAACGGCCTCGGCATCACCATCGTGTCGACGCCCAAGGGCGTCATGGCCGATCACAAGGCCCGCGAGAATAATGTCGGCGGCGAGGTGCTGGCGAAGGTCTTCTGA
- the rplB gene encoding 50S ribosomal protein L2 codes for MALKTFKPVTPSLRQLVIVDRSDLYKGKPVKTLTEGKTSKGGRNNNGRITVRFRGGGHKQAYRIVDFKRRKLDVAAKVERIEYDPNRTAFIALIRYADDELSYILAPQRLSVGDEVVSGAQVDVKPGNAMPIGNIPVGTIVHNVEMKIGKGGAIARSAGNYAQIVGRDQGYVILRLNSGEQRLVHGQCFATIGAVSNPDHMNISLGKAGRSRWLGRRPHNRGVTMNPVDHPHGGGEGRTSGGRHPVTPWGKPTKGKKTRTNKKTDKFIVSSRHAKKKKG; via the coding sequence ATGGCGCTGAAGACATTCAAGCCGGTCACGCCGAGCCTTCGTCAGCTCGTCATCGTCGACCGCAGCGATCTCTACAAGGGCAAGCCCGTCAAGACCCTCACCGAGGGCAAGACGTCCAAGGGCGGCCGCAACAACAATGGTCGTATCACCGTGCGCTTCCGCGGCGGCGGCCATAAGCAGGCCTATCGTATCGTCGACTTCAAGCGTCGCAAGCTCGATGTCGCCGCCAAGGTGGAGCGGATCGAATATGATCCGAACCGCACCGCCTTCATTGCGCTCATCCGTTATGCGGATGATGAGCTCTCCTATATTCTCGCGCCGCAGCGTCTTTCGGTCGGCGACGAGGTGGTGTCCGGCGCTCAGGTCGATGTGAAGCCTGGCAATGCGATGCCGATCGGCAATATTCCGGTCGGCACGATCGTCCACAATGTCGAGATGAAGATCGGCAAGGGCGGCGCGATCGCCCGCTCGGCGGGCAATTACGCGCAGATCGTCGGTCGCGACCAGGGCTATGTGATCCTTCGCCTGAACTCAGGCGAGCAGCGTCTCGTGCATGGACAGTGCTTCGCGACGATCGGTGCCGTGTCGAATCCTGACCACATGAACATCTCGCTCGGCAAAGCGGGTCGTTCACGCTGGCTCGGCCGTCGCCCGCACAATCGCGGCGTCACTATGAACCCGGTCGACCATCCGCACGGCGGCGGCGAGGGCCGAACCTCGGGCGGTCGTCATCCGGTGACGCCCTGGGGCAAGCCGACCAAGGGCAAGAAGACCCGCACGAACAAGAAGACCGACAAATTCATCGTGTCCTCGCGGCACGCCAAGAAGAAGAAGGGCTGA
- the rplF gene encoding 50S ribosomal protein L6 has translation MSRIGKKPVIVPAGVTAKVDGQLVQVKGAKGELQFRVPDDVAVTQEGNAIKVDPRSNSKRARALWGTSRAQVNNLVVGVTAGFEKKLEINGVGYRAAIAGKNLQLALGYSHDVNYPIPAGIAIVTPKPTEITISGVDKRQVGQVAAEIRALRGPEPYKGKGVKYANEFIFRKEGKKK, from the coding sequence ATGTCTCGTATCGGCAAGAAGCCCGTCATCGTGCCGGCCGGCGTGACCGCAAAGGTCGACGGCCAGCTCGTTCAGGTGAAGGGCGCGAAGGGCGAGCTGCAGTTCCGGGTTCCCGACGATGTCGCGGTGACCCAGGAAGGCAACGCGATCAAGGTCGACCCGCGCTCCAACAGCAAGCGCGCCCGCGCGCTCTGGGGCACATCGCGCGCCCAGGTGAATAATCTCGTCGTCGGCGTGACCGCCGGCTTCGAGAAGAAGCTCGAGATCAACGGCGTCGGTTATCGCGCCGCGATCGCCGGCAAGAATCTGCAGCTCGCGCTCGGCTATTCGCACGACGTGAACTATCCGATTCCGGCCGGCATCGCGATCGTGACGCCGAAGCCGACGGAGATCACCATCAGCGGCGTCGACAAGCGCCAGGTGGGTCAGGTCGCCGCCGAGATCCGTGCGTTGCGCGGCCCGGAGCCCTATAAGGGCAAGGGCGTGAAATACGCGAATGAATTCATCTTCCGCAAGGAAGGCAAGAAGAAGTAA
- the rplV gene encoding 50S ribosomal protein L22 — MSKPSNPRALADNEAKAVANTLRVSPQKLNLLAQLIRGKKVDRALADLEFSRKRIAHEVKKTLESAIANAENNHGLDVDDLIVAQAFVGKSLVMRRFAARARGRSSRIEKPFANLTIIVREVETPAKA; from the coding sequence ATGTCCAAGCCGAGCAATCCGCGCGCGCTGGCCGACAATGAGGCGAAAGCCGTCGCCAACACGCTGCGCGTCTCCCCGCAGAAGCTCAATCTTCTGGCCCAGCTCATCCGGGGCAAGAAGGTCGATCGCGCGCTCGCCGATCTCGAATTCTCGCGCAAGCGCATCGCTCACGAGGTGAAGAAGACCTTGGAGAGCGCCATCGCCAATGCGGAGAACAATCACGGCCTCGATGTCGACGATCTGATCGTCGCGCAGGCCTTCGTGGGCAAATCGCTCGTCATGCGGCGCTTTGCGGCGCGGGCGCGCGGTCGCTCCAGCCGGATCGAGAAGCCCTTCGCGAATCTGACGATCATCGTCCGCGAAGTCGAAACGCCGGCGAAAGCCTAA
- the rplN gene encoding 50S ribosomal protein L14, whose product MIQMQTNLDVADNSGARRVMCIKVLGGSKRKYAGVGDIIVVSIKEAIPRGRVKKGDVLKAVVVRTAKDIKRADGSVIRFDSNAAVLINNQKEPIGTRIFGPVPRELRAKNHMKIISLAPEVL is encoded by the coding sequence ATGATACAGATGCAGACAAACCTCGATGTCGCCGATAACTCGGGCGCCCGCCGCGTCATGTGCATCAAGGTGCTGGGCGGCTCAAAGCGCAAATACGCCGGCGTCGGCGACATTATCGTCGTCTCGATCAAGGAGGCGATTCCGCGCGGTCGCGTGAAAAAGGGCGACGTGCTGAAGGCGGTCGTGGTCCGCACGGCGAAGGACATCAAGCGCGCCGACGGCTCGGTCATTCGCTTCGATTCCAATGCGGCGGTTCTGATCAACAATCAGAAAGAGCCGATCGGCACGCGCATCTTCGGACCCGTGCCGCGCGAGCTGCGCGCCAAGAACCATATGAAGATCATTTCGCTCGCGCCGGAGGTGCTGTAA
- the rpsC gene encoding 30S ribosomal protein S3 translates to MGQKVNPIGLRLGVNRTWDSRWFASKGEYAKLLHEDLAIRAAVAKQLKQAAVSRIVIERPHKKCRVTIYSARPGVVIGKKGADIDKIRKLVGKLTGSEVVINIVEVRKPEVEATLVADSIAQQLERRVAFRRAMKRAVQSAIRLGAQGIRINCSGRLGGAEIARLEWYREGRVPLHTLRADVDYGVATAHTAYGACGIKVWIFKGEILEHDPMAQDKRQAEQAAGGGERDHHGERRRREPREPRDAA, encoded by the coding sequence ATGGGTCAGAAGGTCAATCCGATCGGGCTGCGCCTCGGCGTCAACCGCACCTGGGATTCGCGCTGGTTCGCGAGCAAGGGCGAATACGCCAAGCTCCTGCACGAGGATCTCGCCATTCGCGCAGCGGTGGCGAAGCAGCTGAAGCAGGCTGCGGTGTCGCGCATCGTCATCGAGCGTCCGCACAAGAAGTGCCGCGTGACGATCTACTCGGCGCGGCCGGGCGTCGTCATCGGCAAGAAGGGCGCGGACATCGACAAGATCCGCAAGCTGGTCGGCAAGCTCACCGGCAGCGAAGTGGTGATCAATATCGTCGAGGTGCGCAAGCCCGAGGTCGAGGCGACGCTGGTCGCCGATTCGATCGCGCAGCAGCTCGAGCGCCGTGTCGCCTTCCGCCGCGCGATGAAGCGCGCCGTGCAGTCTGCGATCCGTCTCGGCGCGCAGGGAATTCGCATCAATTGCTCGGGCCGTCTGGGCGGCGCGGAGATCGCGCGTCTCGAATGGTATCGCGAGGGCCGCGTGCCGCTGCACACGCTGCGCGCCGACGTCGACTATGGCGTCGCCACCGCGCATACCGCCTATGGCGCCTGTGGCATCAAGGTCTGGATCTTCAAGGGCGAGATCCTTGAGCATGATCCGATGGCGCAGGACAAGCGTCAGGCCGAGCAGGCCGCCGGCGGCGGAGAGCGCGACCATCATGGCGAGCGTCGTCGCCGCGAGCCGCGCGAACCCCGCGACGCGGCCTAA
- the rpsE gene encoding 30S ribosomal protein S5 — translation MAREPEGGRGRDRDRDDRDNEFVDRLVHINRVAKVVKGGRRFGFAALVVVGDQKGRVGFGHGKAREVPEAIRKATEAAKRSLIRVPLREGRTLHHDVNGRHGAGRVVLRAAPPGTGIIAGGPMRAVFETLGVHDVVAKSQGSSNPYNMIRATFDALEREDSPRSVAARRSLKVSALQARRQGAEAEAVDA, via the coding sequence ATGGCTCGTGAACCAGAAGGCGGCCGCGGCCGCGACCGGGATCGGGACGACCGCGACAATGAGTTCGTGGACCGCCTCGTCCACATCAACCGCGTCGCCAAAGTGGTGAAGGGCGGCCGGCGCTTCGGTTTCGCCGCGCTCGTCGTGGTCGGGGATCAGAAGGGCCGCGTCGGCTTTGGCCATGGCAAGGCGCGTGAGGTGCCGGAGGCGATCCGCAAGGCGACGGAAGCCGCCAAGCGCTCGCTGATCCGCGTGCCGCTGCGCGAGGGCCGCACGCTGCATCACGATGTCAACGGTCGCCATGGCGCGGGCCGCGTCGTGCTGCGCGCTGCGCCTCCCGGCACCGGCATCATCGCCGGTGGCCCGATGCGCGCCGTGTTCGAGACGCTGGGCGTTCACGACGTCGTGGCCAAGAGCCAGGGCTCGTCCAACCCCTACAATATGATTCGCGCGACGTTCGACGCGCTCGAGCGCGAGGACTCGCCGCGTTCGGTCGCGGCGCGCCGTTCTCTCAAGGTTTCTGCGCTTCAGGCGCGCCGTCAGGGCGCCGAAGCCGAAGCCGTCGACGCCTGA
- the rpmD gene encoding 50S ribosomal protein L30, producing the protein MSDKKITVEQTGSATGRPQRQRRTLTGLGLTRIGRRRTLEDTPAVRGMIAKVAHLVKIVDEK; encoded by the coding sequence ATGAGCGACAAGAAAATTACCGTCGAACAGACCGGCAGCGCGACCGGCCGTCCGCAGCGTCAGCGTAGGACGCTGACTGGCCTCGGCCTCACCCGCATCGGTCGTCGGCGCACGCTCGAGGACACGCCCGCAGTGCGCGGGATGATCGCGAAAGTCGCGCATCTCGTCAAAATCGTCGACGAGAAGTGA
- the rplC gene encoding 50S ribosomal protein L3 has protein sequence MRSGVIAQKVGMTRVFTEAGEHVPVTVLKLDGCQVVAHRTKEQNGYTAVQLGIGRAKVKNVSKAERGRFAVAKVEPKLKLAEFRVEETELLPVGAEITADHFVVGQFVDVTGTTIGKGFAGAMKRWNFGGLRATHGVSISHRSHGSTGGRQDPGKTFKNKKMAGHMGVDRVTTQNLRVVQTDVERGLLLVEGSVPGHAGGWIFVRDAVKRALPAEAPQPGKYRLAEAPAAQEDKKED, from the coding sequence ATGCGGTCTGGCGTCATCGCGCAAAAGGTCGGAATGACCCGCGTCTTCACCGAAGCGGGCGAGCATGTGCCGGTCACGGTGCTGAAGCTCGACGGCTGCCAAGTCGTCGCCCATCGGACCAAAGAGCAGAACGGCTACACCGCCGTGCAGCTCGGCATCGGCCGCGCCAAGGTGAAGAACGTCTCCAAAGCCGAACGCGGCCGTTTCGCCGTCGCCAAGGTCGAGCCGAAGCTGAAGCTCGCCGAGTTCCGCGTCGAGGAGACGGAGCTGCTTCCCGTCGGCGCCGAGATCACCGCCGATCATTTCGTCGTCGGCCAGTTCGTCGACGTGACCGGCACGACGATCGGCAAGGGCTTCGCCGGCGCGATGAAGCGCTGGAACTTCGGCGGTCTGCGCGCCACGCACGGCGTGTCGATCTCGCATCGTTCGCATGGTTCGACCGGCGGCCGTCAGGATCCGGGCAAGACCTTCAAGAACAAGAAGATGGCCGGCCATATGGGCGTCGACCGCGTGACCACGCAGAATTTGCGGGTTGTGCAGACGGACGTCGAGCGCGGCCTGCTGCTGGTCGAGGGCTCTGTGCCCGGACACGCCGGCGGCTGGATTTTTGTGCGCGACGCGGTGAAGCGGGCGCTGCCGGCGGAAGCGCCGCAGCCCGGCAAATATCGACTGGCGGAAGCTCCCGCCGCGCAAGAAGACAAGAAGGAGGACTGA
- the rplP gene encoding 50S ribosomal protein L16: MLQPKRTRFRKAFKGRIHGNAKGGFSLNFGQFGLKALEPERVTARQIEAARRAMTRHMKRAGRVWIRIFPDVPVSKKPTEVRMGKGKGAPELWAVRVAPGRIMFEVDGVSGELAREALTLAAAKLPIKTRFIERIAE, translated from the coding sequence ATGTTGCAACCCAAACGCACCAGGTTCCGCAAGGCCTTCAAAGGCCGCATCCACGGAAACGCCAAGGGCGGCTTTTCGCTGAACTTCGGGCAGTTCGGCCTCAAGGCCCTCGAGCCGGAGCGCGTCACCGCGCGCCAGATCGAGGCGGCTCGCCGCGCCATGACGCGCCACATGAAGCGCGCTGGCCGCGTGTGGATCCGCATCTTCCCCGATGTGCCGGTCTCCAAAAAGCCGACCGAGGTGCGCATGGGTAAAGGCAAGGGCGCGCCCGAGCTCTGGGCCGTGCGCGTCGCGCCGGGCCGCATCATGTTCGAGGTCGACGGCGTCTCCGGCGAGCTCGCGCGCGAAGCGTTGACGCTCGCCGCCGCAAAGCTGCCGATCAAGACGCGCTTCATCGAGCGCATCGCCGAGTGA
- the rplE gene encoding 50S ribosomal protein L5 yields the protein MAEEKKPKAAKAPKAEGDAKKGAKSKSAPAAASHEGGEGRSAGPKTLPEGPYEVRLKKHYEEVVRAKLMEEFGYKNAFEVPAIEKIVLNMGVGEAVNDTKKVTSAAADLSLIAGQKPVVTRARKAISTFKVRENMPIGAKVTLRKTRMYEFLDRLITIALPRVRDFRGLNPKSFDGRGSYALGIKEHIVFPEIDYDKAESILGMDVIVVTTAKTDDEARALLRAFNFPFRQ from the coding sequence ATGGCTGAGGAAAAGAAGCCGAAAGCCGCTAAGGCTCCGAAGGCGGAAGGCGACGCCAAGAAGGGCGCGAAGTCGAAATCCGCTCCCGCCGCCGCGTCGCATGAAGGCGGCGAGGGACGCTCCGCCGGACCGAAGACGCTTCCAGAGGGGCCCTATGAGGTCCGGCTGAAAAAGCACTATGAGGAAGTGGTTCGCGCCAAGCTCATGGAAGAGTTCGGCTATAAGAACGCTTTCGAAGTGCCGGCGATCGAGAAGATCGTGCTGAACATGGGCGTCGGCGAAGCGGTCAACGACACCAAGAAGGTGACCTCCGCGGCAGCCGACCTCAGCCTCATCGCCGGACAGAAGCCGGTGGTGACCCGGGCCCGCAAGGCGATCTCGACCTTCAAGGTGCGCGAGAACATGCCGATCGGCGCCAAGGTCACGCTGCGCAAGACGCGCATGTATGAATTTCTGGACCGGCTCATCACGATCGCGCTGCCGCGCGTTCGCGATTTCCGTGGCCTGAACCCCAAGTCCTTCGACGGACGCGGCTCCTACGCCCTCGGCATCAAGGAGCATATCGTGTTCCCGGAGATCGACTATGACAAGGCCGAGTCGATCCTCGGCATGGACGTCATCGTCGTGACCACGGCGAAGACGGACGACGAGGCGCGCGCGCTCCTGCGCGCATTCAATTTCCCGTTCCGGCAGTGA
- a CDS encoding 50S ribosomal protein L23: protein MSKDVRHYDVIVSPVITEKATIASEQNKVVFNVARTATKPQIKAAVEGLFDVKVEAVNTLLRKGKVRAFRGVRGRQSDVKKAIVTLAEGHKIDVTTGL, encoded by the coding sequence ATGAGCAAGGATGTGCGCCATTACGACGTGATCGTATCGCCGGTCATCACCGAGAAGGCGACGATCGCCTCGGAACAGAACAAAGTGGTCTTCAATGTCGCTCGGACCGCCACCAAGCCGCAGATCAAAGCGGCGGTGGAAGGTCTGTTCGATGTGAAGGTCGAGGCCGTCAACACGCTGCTGCGCAAGGGCAAGGTGCGCGCCTTTAGGGGTGTGCGCGGCCGGCAGTCGGATGTGAAGAAGGCGATCGTCACTCTGGCCGAAGGCCATAAGATCGACGTGACGACGGGACTCTAA
- the rplD gene encoding 50S ribosomal protein L4, translating to MQISVTSYDGQDAGSIELADEIFGLEPRQDLIFRMIRWQLAKRRAGTHAVKNRADIARTGKKLHKQKGTGGARHGSRRAPQFIGGGRAFGPVVRSHEHDLPKKVRVLALKHALSAKAKDGAIIVWENASLLEPKTKLLKAGFDKTGLSSALIIDGAEPQANFALAARNLPRIDVLPVQGVNVYDILRREKLVLTRAAIDALEARLK from the coding sequence GTGCAGATCAGCGTCACGTCGTACGACGGCCAGGATGCCGGCTCGATCGAGCTGGCGGACGAGATTTTCGGGCTCGAACCGCGCCAGGATCTCATCTTCCGCATGATTCGCTGGCAGCTCGCCAAGCGGCGGGCAGGCACGCATGCAGTGAAGAACCGTGCGGACATCGCCCGCACAGGCAAGAAGCTGCACAAGCAGAAGGGTACGGGCGGCGCCCGTCACGGATCGCGGCGCGCGCCGCAGTTCATCGGCGGCGGCCGCGCCTTCGGCCCGGTGGTGCGCAGTCACGAGCACGACCTTCCCAAGAAGGTTCGCGTTCTCGCTCTGAAGCACGCTCTCTCGGCCAAAGCCAAGGACGGCGCCATCATCGTCTGGGAGAACGCCTCGCTCTTGGAGCCGAAGACAAAGCTCCTGAAGGCCGGCTTCGACAAGACGGGGCTTTCCAGCGCGCTCATCATCGACGGCGCGGAGCCGCAGGCGAATTTCGCGCTGGCGGCGCGCAATCTGCCGAGGATCGACGTGCTGCCGGTTCAGGGCGTCAATGTCTACGACATTCTGCGCCGTGAGAAGCTGGTGCTGACCCGCGCGGCGATCGATGCGCTGGAGGCGCGCCTGAAATGA
- the rplX gene encoding 50S ribosomal protein L24, which yields MAAKIKKGDRVVVLAGRDKGRAGQVLQVLPTEGRAVVEGVNLVKRHQRQTRTQEAGIVTKAAALDLSNLAVADPKDGKPTRVGFKILDDGRKVRIAKRSGEQIDG from the coding sequence ATGGCCGCGAAAATCAAGAAAGGCGACCGCGTCGTCGTTCTCGCCGGTCGCGACAAGGGCCGCGCCGGTCAGGTGCTCCAGGTGCTGCCGACGGAAGGTCGCGCCGTGGTCGAGGGTGTCAATCTCGTCAAGCGCCACCAGCGCCAGACGCGCACGCAGGAGGCGGGCATCGTCACCAAGGCGGCGGCGCTCGACCTCTCCAATCTCGCGGTCGCCGATCCCAAGGACGGCAAGCCGACGCGCGTCGGTTTCAAGATTCTCGATGACGGCCGCAAGGTCCGCATCGCCAAGCGTTCCGGAGAACAGATCGATGGCTGA
- the rpmC gene encoding 50S ribosomal protein L29: MSTNKQRVSDLRALSLDLLDEEVLKLKKEQFNLRFQRATGQLENTARVRVVRRDIARAKSIAAQKRAEQQS, from the coding sequence ATGAGCACGAACAAGCAACGCGTCTCCGATCTTCGCGCGCTCTCTCTCGATCTGTTGGACGAGGAAGTGCTGAAGCTGAAGAAAGAGCAGTTCAATCTGCGCTTCCAGCGAGCGACCGGCCAGCTCGAGAACACCGCGCGTGTGCGCGTCGTGCGTCGCGACATCGCTCGCGCCAAATCCATCGCCGCGCAGAAGCGCGCTGAACAACAGAGTTGA